A part of Amblyraja radiata isolate CabotCenter1 chromosome 35, sAmbRad1.1.pri, whole genome shotgun sequence genomic DNA contains:
- the LOC116991790 gene encoding peroxiredoxin-1-like — translation MAAGNAKIGHPAPDFTAKAVMPNGEFVDLTLSSYKGKYVVIFFYPLDFTFVCPTEIIAFSDRADEFRKINCEVIGASTDSHFSHLAWINTPRKQGGIGHMKIPLVADLTHSISKDYGILKEDEGISYRGLFIIDEKGILRQITINDLPVGRSVDETLRLVQAFQFTDKHGEVCPAGWKPGSDTIKPDVHDSKTYFEKQN, via the exons ATGGCAGCTGGAAATGCAAAAATTGGCCACCCTGCACCTGACTTCACAGCCAAGGCAGTGATGCCAAATGGAGAATTTGTGGACTTAACTCTGTCCAGCTACAAAG GAAAGTATGTTGTGATTTTCTTCTATCCACTGGATTTCACCTTCGTCTGCCCGACTGAGATCATCGCATTTAGTGACCGAGCAGATGAGTTTCGCAAGATTAACTGCGAAGTTATAGGTGCCTCAACAGACTCTCACTTCAGTCACTTAGCCTG GATCAACACACCTCGGAAACAGGGTGGCATTGGTCACATGAAGATTCCACTGGTGGCCGACCTGACACATTCCATCTCCAAAGACTATGGCATTCTAAAAGAAGATGAAGGCATTTCGTACAG GGGTCTCTTCATTATTGATGAGAAAGGAATCCTGCGGCAGATCACCATCAATGACCTTCCAGTTGGTCGATCTGTGGACGAGACCCTAAGGCTGGTGCAAGCCTTCCAATTCACGGACAAACACGGAGAAG TTTGCCCGGCAGGCTGGAAACCCGGCAGTGACACCATCAAGCCTGATGTGCACGACAGCAAGACATACTTTGAGAAACAGAACTAG